Proteins encoded in a region of the Cydia pomonella isolate Wapato2018A chromosome 3, ilCydPomo1, whole genome shotgun sequence genome:
- the LOC133516697 gene encoding uncharacterized protein LOC133516697, protein MLKFLSVVFAILAVSAAVNFEYLDNGIEYDVSPNMISAVPFPYHEGYMTRGIGNRVANLEPSPAYAAVIEPEEPKSAIVATKLGLVATAVSFAVACVKKAIFFAIKNWTGLILGSAVALGICKLTPLCDKGHSLIEFQREIRSLATPQRIARATEIVEDAFRKYNSMQ, encoded by the exons ATGCTTAAGTTTCTATCAGTAGTCTTTGCCATTTTGGCGGTTTCAGCAGCAGTCAATTTTGAATATTTGGACAATGGAATTGAATATGACGTTTCACCAAAC ATGATTTCGGCCGTGCCATTCCCGTATCACGAGGGGTATATGACGAGAGGTATAGGCAATAGAGTAGCGAACCTCGAGCCGAGCCCAGCGTACGCCGCAGTGATCGAACCCGAGGAGCCAAAATCTGCAATCGTTGCCACTAAATTGGGTCTTGTGGCAACAGCTGTTTCG tttgcCGTAGCCTGTGTGAAGAAAGCCATATTCTTCGCCATTAAAAACTGGACTGGTCTGATCTTGGGATCCGCCGTAGCCCTCGGCATCTGCAAGCTCACTCCGCTCTGCGACAAGGGACATTCGCTTATAGAGTTCCAAAGGGAAATCCGTTCACTGGCCACACCTCAGAGGATCGCGAGAGCAACAGAAATCGTGGAAGACGCGTTCAGAAAATATAATTCTATgcagtaa
- the LOC133516120 gene encoding uncharacterized protein LOC133516120, which yields MLYKIVAVSIFFGLVFADPVPEISSPSAKEMGFLSTLIHGDLPNQSSELARIEPSLVLDLINAVIGYKSSALLIAVDIIEWLVSKSVIIVFGAILTFGFCKLTDKCNWDWEQYVPVEQFRSLATPERLARAEKFLVTAVEKYAEKKKAHRSLNSL from the exons ATGCTTTACAAGATTGTTGCCGTTAGCATTTTCTTTGGACTCGTATTTGCCGACCCTGTGCCAGAAATTTCATCTCCTTCAGCTAAG GAAATGGGGTTCTTATCGACTTTAATTCATGGTGACTTACCAAACCAGTCTTCGGAATTGGCAAGAATTGAACCTTCCCTCGTATTGGACCTCATCAATGCAGTTATAGGCTACAAATCT TCTGCGCTCCTGATCGCCGTGGATATTATCGAATGGCTGGTGTCCAAATCCGTCATAATCGTTTTTGGAGCCATCCTCACCTTCGGGTTCTGCAAGCTGACCGACAAGTGCAACTGGGACTGGGAGCAATACGTGCCGGTCGAGCAGTTCCGCAGCCTGGCCACGCCCGAGCGCCTGGCGAGGGCCGAAAAGTTCCTGGTCACTGCTGTCGAGAAATACGCGGAAAAGAAGAAAGCGCATCGTTCTCTTAATTCGTTGTAG
- the LOC133516126 gene encoding uncharacterized protein LOC133516126 — protein sequence MSGQTFAFALLACIVTAYGAKLSDVHSTEIVPVEREGRILVVPTLGDVIFTGLKVTWFLISTAWSLIGYKLAAITLLANVAIWIAHNCLHAIIGAAVTLAFCKLTGKCTLDYAEYEPELAVAAKHLADGTAKFTS from the exons ATGTCTGGACAAACATTTGCCTTTGCTCTTCTCGCCTGCATAGTAACTGCCTACGGCGCAAAACTGAGCGATGTACATAGCACT GAGATCGTACCCGTAGAAAGAGAAGGACGAATTTTAGTAGTGCC GACTCTGGGAGACGTGATTTTTACAGGGTTAAAAGTTACTTGGTTCCTCATTTCAACAGCCTGGTCTCTCATTGGCTACAAACTG GCGGCCATTACCCTGCTAGCCAACGTGGCTATCTGGATCGCGCATAACTGCCTACACGCGATCATCGGCGCAGCGGTGACGCTGGCATTCTGCAAACTCACCGGCAAGTGCACCCTGGACTACGCGGAGTACGAGCCTGAGCTCGCCGTGGCTGCCAAGCACCTCGCCGACGGCACTGCCAAATTTACCAGTTAA